One region of Streptomyces sp. NBC_00442 genomic DNA includes:
- a CDS encoding VOC family protein, with product MAVSMYHLVVDAHDLPALARFWCQVLDWKVLFEDPEEIVIGADETAYPGMCFLPVPERKSVKNRLHIDLNPDDHAAEVERIIALGARRVDVGQGKDVTFTVLADPEGNEFCVLRPKRSLID from the coding sequence ATGGCCGTTTCCATGTATCACCTTGTCGTCGATGCCCATGATCTGCCCGCGCTCGCCCGGTTCTGGTGTCAAGTCCTCGACTGGAAGGTGCTGTTCGAGGACCCGGAGGAGATCGTCATCGGGGCGGACGAGACAGCGTACCCAGGCATGTGCTTCCTGCCGGTGCCCGAGCGCAAGAGCGTCAAGAACCGGCTGCACATCGACCTCAACCCCGACGACCACGCCGCCGAGGTCGAGCGGATCATCGCGCTCGGGGCGCGCCGGGTGGACGTGGGGCAGGGGAAGGACGTGACCTTCACGGTGCTGGCCGACCCCGAGGGCAACGAATTCTGTGTGCTGCGGCCCAAGCGGAGCCTTATCGACTGA